In Sphingobacterium sp. PCS056, the following proteins share a genomic window:
- a CDS encoding MFS transporter, with protein sequence MEVQNNKIRPEFSILLAVSFAHLLNDLIQGVIPSVYPLLKEEHQLSFSQIGMITFVYQIAASIFQPVVGSFTDKNPIPYSQIIGMTFSIAGMALFAYAPSYALILCAVFLVGIGSSIFHPESSRVAYMASGGKRSMAQSIFQIGGNAGTALAPIIVAYLVLPKGQSSIAWFCAIGLIGQVVSFYIGNWYSRRLKNRAKNALNAIKIPDLSEARVVSTVIILMLLIISKYFYIASITNYFQFYTMEKFGITEIQAQVYLFYFLIAVAAGTLLGGLFGDRFGRKYVIWFSVLGVAPFSLLLPYVDYTMTGVLVVIIGLILSSAFPAIIVYAQELLPKKLGMVSGLFYGFAFGMGGLGSALLGWQADHTSIEFIYHICSYLPLIGVVAYFLPNLQKTPYKEVL encoded by the coding sequence ATGGAAGTACAAAATAATAAGATCAGACCTGAGTTTTCTATTTTACTCGCAGTTAGTTTTGCACATTTATTAAATGACTTGATTCAGGGAGTCATTCCATCAGTTTATCCCTTATTGAAAGAAGAACATCAATTAAGTTTTTCACAAATTGGTATGATCACATTTGTGTATCAAATTGCAGCATCGATTTTCCAACCTGTCGTTGGTTCTTTTACCGATAAAAATCCGATTCCTTATTCCCAGATTATCGGTATGACCTTTTCAATTGCGGGTATGGCGCTGTTTGCTTATGCACCTAGCTACGCACTGATTTTATGTGCTGTATTTCTAGTTGGAATAGGATCATCTATCTTTCATCCTGAATCCTCACGTGTGGCCTATATGGCATCAGGAGGTAAACGAAGTATGGCGCAGTCGATTTTTCAGATAGGAGGAAATGCAGGAACAGCATTAGCTCCTATTATTGTTGCTTATTTGGTTTTACCAAAAGGACAATCTTCTATTGCTTGGTTTTGTGCGATTGGGCTTATCGGTCAGGTTGTTTCGTTTTACATTGGAAACTGGTATAGTAGGAGGCTGAAAAATAGAGCCAAAAATGCTTTAAATGCTATCAAAATACCTGATCTCTCGGAAGCCCGAGTGGTGTCAACTGTTATTATATTGATGCTATTAATTATTTCTAAGTATTTTTATATTGCTAGTATTACCAATTACTTTCAGTTTTATACCATGGAAAAGTTCGGTATAACAGAGATTCAAGCACAGGTATATTTATTTTACTTCTTAATTGCTGTCGCAGCTGGCACCTTATTAGGTGGTTTATTTGGCGATCGTTTTGGAAGGAAATACGTCATATGGTTTTCGGTATTGGGAGTAGCACCATTTTCTTTACTGCTGCCTTATGTTGATTATACCATGACAGGGGTTTTAGTTGTGATTATTGGTTTAATTTTGTCTTCTGCTTTTCCTGCCATTATTGTGTATGCACAGGAGTTGTTGCCCAAGAAATTAGGTATGGTATCTGGATTGTTCTATGGTTTTGCTTTTGGTATGGGAGGTTTAGGTTCTGCATTGTTAGGATGGCAGGCCGATCACACATCGATTGAGTTTATTTATCATATCTGTTCTTATTTGCCTTTGATAGGTGTAGTTGCCTATTTCTTGCCCAATCTGCAAAAGACTCCATATAAAGAAGTTTTGTAA
- a CDS encoding SGNH/GDSL hydrolase family protein, whose translation MKTNRRSFITKSIVGATLLTNANLFSAQAESMTSLKKSKKITINQNDIILFQGDSITDNGRDRNNKNVNDNGALGSGYVNLAAASLLEKYADKNLKIYNRGISGNRVPDLQNRWQQDTIDLQPTILSILIGVNDFWRTKDSGATNTPELFKKQYQDLLQQTLSKLPQVKLIIGEPFGVKDVKHVTDDWYPDFLAYQNACVEISKEFDAALISYQSIFDQAQRKASGSYWTTDGVHTSLAGASLMAKGWLDVIK comes from the coding sequence ATGAAAACTAATAGGAGATCATTTATTACCAAAAGTATTGTTGGCGCCACCTTATTAACGAACGCTAATTTGTTTTCTGCTCAGGCTGAAAGTATGACCAGTTTAAAGAAATCAAAAAAGATTACTATAAATCAGAACGATATTATCCTATTTCAGGGAGACTCGATCACCGATAATGGTCGAGATCGAAACAATAAAAATGTGAATGATAATGGTGCCCTAGGATCAGGTTATGTCAATCTTGCTGCTGCAAGTCTGCTTGAAAAATATGCGGACAAAAATCTAAAAATATACAATCGCGGTATCAGTGGCAACCGAGTACCTGACTTGCAAAATAGATGGCAGCAAGATACCATCGATCTTCAACCTACTATTTTAAGTATCTTGATTGGGGTGAATGATTTTTGGAGAACAAAAGATAGTGGAGCAACAAATACACCTGAATTGTTTAAAAAACAATATCAAGATTTATTGCAACAAACACTATCCAAATTACCTCAAGTGAAATTGATCATTGGAGAACCATTTGGAGTAAAAGATGTAAAACATGTTACTGACGATTGGTATCCAGACTTCTTAGCTTATCAAAATGCTTGTGTTGAGATTTCCAAAGAATTTGATGCGGCACTAATTTCGTACCAATCGATTTTTGATCAAGCACAGCGTAAAGCTTCTGGATCTTATTGGACAACAGACGGTGTCCATACTTCATTGGCAGGCGCTAGTCTAATGGCCAAGGGTTGGCTTGATGTTATAAAATAA